The genomic interval CAGCACCAGATCGCCGTCCCACAGGCCCAGTCCCAGATCCAGCGGTGCGGCGACCCCGAAGCCGAGCACCATGAGCCGCCGCCGCAGCCGTCGCCCCGCCGGTTCGAACAGCCCGGCCCGGAACAGCCGCGTGCCGAGCAGGAACAGCGCGACCGACATCGGGAACACGAAAACCGCCTCCAGCCGGAACATCCCGGCGTTCTCCACCCGGAACGACGCCAGCTCCCAGAACGAGCCGTCGGCGTACGGATTAGGGTCGAGCGGCCGGGCCTCGCCCGAATCCTGTTGTGCCGGTAGCGCCATCGCCGCCGCGATGGCCGTCAGCATCGCGACGTGCACCGTGGCCGCGACGACCAGCCAGCGGCGCTGGGCCCGCTCGCTCGTCGCGAGCAGGTACGCCACCACCGCCCCGGTGACCGCGTACCCCATCAGCACATCGAACTCGGCGACGAACAGGAAGTTCAGCAGCCCGTCGAGAAACAACAGCGCCGCCCGCCACGGATAACCGCCGGGCCAGGGCCGCCCGCCCCGCACCGCGGACCGCTGCTGAATGGCCAGCCCGATGCCGAACATGATGGTCAGCAGGCCGAGGAACTTGCCCTGCGCCAGCTGCTGCAGCACCCGTTCGGTCCAGCCCCAGCCGCCGGTCGGACCGCCGAGGTCCTGGACATATCCGATGAGACCCGCCGGATCGGTCAGGATCCAGATGTTGGTACCCAGCGTGCCCAGGATGGCGATCCCGCGCAGCACGTCGAGGGCGGGCAGTCGCGCGGGCCGGGGAGTGGCGGGCGGCGCGGCGAGATCGGGGCCGGGCGTGTCGCGCCGGGCGAGCGATTCGGTCATGCCGACCATTCTCATACGATCGTATGGTGCTGGTCGTCCGCCATCCGGAGGACATCGGCCTACGACCTGAGACCGACACCCGCGGGCCACGCCCGCACCCGGGATCGCCCCGGCCGCTCGCCGGTCGCCTAGGCTCGGGTCATGCAGCGCATCATCGGAATCGAGGTCGAGTACGGCATCTCCACGCCTACCGAGCCGTCGGCCAACCCGATTCTCACGTCCACCCAGGCGGTGCTGGCGTACGCGGCGGCGGAGGGCGTGCCGCGCGCCAAGCGCACCCGCTGGGACTACGAGGTGGAGTCGCCGCTGCGCGACGCTCGCGGTTTCGATCTGGGCCGGCTCAACGGGCCCGCCCCCGTGATCGACGCCGACGAGGTCGGCGCGGCGAACATGATTCTCACCAACGGGGCCCGGCTCTACGTCGACCACGCCCACCCGGAGTACTCCGCGCCCGAGGTGACCGACCCGCTGGACGCGGTGATCTGGGACAAGGCCGGCGAACGCGTGATGGAAGCCGCCGCCCGCTACGCCTCCAGCGTGCCGAACGCGCCCCGCATGCAGCTGTACAAGAACAATGTCGACGGCAAGGGCGCCTCCTACGGCACCCACGAGAACTATCTGATGAACCGCGACACGCCGTTCAATCAGATCATCGTGGGCCTCACGCCGTTCTTCGTGTCCCGGCAGGTGGTGTCGGGGTCCGGGCGCGTCGGGATCGGGCAGTCGGGCGACCAGGCCGGTTTCCAGCTGTCGCAGCGGTCGGATTACATCGAGGTCGAGGTCGGTCTGGAGACCACGCTCAAGCGCGGCATCATCAACACCCGCGACGAGCCGCACGCCGACGCCGACAAGTACCGCCGCCTGCACGTGATCATCGGCGACGCGAATCTGGCCGAGTGGTCCACGTATCTGAAGGTCGGCACCACGGCGCTGGTGCTGGACCTGATCGAGGCGGGGGAGGACCTGTCGGATCTGCAGCTGGCCCGCCCGGTCACCGCGGTGCACACGATCAGCCACGACCCCACCCTGCGCGCCACGGTGGCGCTGGCCGACGGCCGCGAGCTGACCGGCCTTGCGCTGCAACGGATCTACCTGGACCGGGCGGAGAAGTTCCACGGCCGCGAGGGCACCGACGACGCGCGCGTCACCGACGTCCTGGAGAAGTGGGCGCACGTGCTGGACCTGCTCGAGCGCGATCCGATGGAAACCGCCCACCTGCTGGACTGGACCGCGAAACTGCGCCTGCTCGAGGGCATGCGCAGCCGCGAGGGCCTGGGCTGGGCCGCGCCGAAACTGCACCTGATGGATCTGCAGTACTCCGACGTGCGGCTGGACAAGGGCCTGTACAACCGCCTCGTGGCGCGCGGTTCCATGGAGCGGCTGGTGTCCGAGCAGCAGGTGGTCGACGCGATGACCGCCCCGCCGACCGACACGCGCGCCTACTTCCGCGGCGAATGCCTGCGGCGCTTCGGCGCCGACATCGCCGCCGCCAGCTGGGATTCGGTGATCTTCGACCTGGGCGGCGACTCGCTGGTGCGCATTCCCACCCTCGAACCCCGCCGCGGCACCAAGTCGCATGTCGGGAAGCTGCTCGACGGTGTCGACACCGCCGCCGAACTGGTCGAACAGCTCACCACCTAGCGTGCCCGCGGTCGGGCGCGCCGGGCCGGAACGCAGGTCGCGGGCGGGCCACATTGCGAGGTAATCCGGCAAGTTGTCCCCGACGCTGGGTAGTGTTGAGGCACGAGCATCGGATTTTCTCCGATGCTCGCCGATATCAGTACAGAGGAGGTCGGCTGCTATGGCACAAGAGCAGACCAAGCGCGCCGGTGGCGGCGACGAGGATGACGAGGCGGTCGGCGCGGAAGCGGCCGGACAGGAACGTCGCGAGAAGCTGGCGGAGGACACCGACGACCTGCTCGACGAGATCGATGATGTGCTCGAGGAGAACGCGGAGGACTTCGTGCGCGCATATGTTCAGAAAGGCGGCCAGTGACATCAGGTGACCCCTTGCGGCTCCACACGGGGTACGCCCTGTCCTCCTTCTCCGAATACCTGCGTGAGGTAGCGCCGGAACTGTTGCCCGGCAACGGTTTCGGTCGCGCCGGCGCGGGCCCGGCGGGGGCGTCGTCGCAGGACATCGCCCCGCACGGCACCACCATCGTCGCGGTCAGCTACCGCGGCGGGGTGCTGATCGCCGGCGACCGGCGCGCCACCCAGGGCAACCTGCTGGCCAGCCGGGACATGGAGAAGGTGTACATCACCGACACGTTCTCCGCGGCCGGTATCGCCGGTACCGCGGGCGTGGCGGTGGAGATGATCCGGCTGTTCGCCGTGGAGCTCGAGTACTACGAGAAGATCGAGGGCGTCCCGCTGACCTTCGACGGCAAGGCCAACAAGCTGTCGAAGATGGTGCGCGACAACCTGCCCGCGGCCCTGCAGGGCCTCGCGGTGGTGCCCATCCTGGTCGGCTTCGACCTCGAGGCCACCGACCCGGCCCGGGCCGGGCGCATCGTGTCCTACGACGTGGTCGGCGGACGCAGCGAGGAGCGCTTCGGCTACACCGCCGTCGGCTCGGGGTCGATGTTCGCCAAGTCGTCGCTCAAGAAGACGTACCACCGCGACATCGACGAGGAGAACGCGCTGCGCATCGCCGTCGAATCGCTGCTGGACGCCTCCGACGACGACACCGCCACCGGCGGGCCCGATCTGATGCGCAACATCTTCCCCACGGCGGTCACCATCAATGCCGAAGGGGCGGAGGAGGTTTCGGACGAGCGGCTGGCGGAGATCGCCCGGGCGATCGTCGAGCGGCGCGGGGTGTCGGATCGGGAAGGGAGCGCCACAGCATGACACTGCCGTATTACGCGTCGGCCGAACAGATCATGCGCGACAAGACCGAGCTTGCGCGCAAGGGCATCGCACGAGGCCGCAGTGTCGTGGTGTTGGTGTACGACAAGGGCGTGTTGTTCGTCGCCGAGAATCCGTCGGCGACACTGCACAAGGTGAGTGAGCTGTACGACCGGGTGGGGTTCGCCGCGGTCGGCAAGTACAACGAGTTCGAGAACCTGCGCCGGCACGGGATCCTGCAGGCCGACCTGCGCGGCTACCAGTACGACCGCCGCGACGTGACGGGCCGGGCGCTGGCGAACATGTTCGCCTCGCTGCTCGGTTCGATCTTCACCGATCAACTCAAGCCGTTCGAGGTGGAGATCTGCATCGGCGAGGTGGGCTATCCGGAGCAGGCGCAGAACGCGGTCCTGTACCGGGTCAATTTCGACGGCTCCATCGTGGACGAGCGCGACTACGTGGTGATGGGCGGCAACACCGAGCCCATCGTCAGCGCGCTCAAGGAGACCTATCAGCCCGGCCTGGAGCTGCGTGCGGCGATCAAGCTGGCCTTGGAGGCGCTGCAGAAGGGCACCCCCGAGGGCGACAAGGACAAGCGAGTGCTCGGTGTCGGCACGCTCGAGGTGGCGACACTCGAGCAGGCCCGGCCGCGGCGGTCGTTCCGCCGCATCGCCGGCCCGCAGCTGGAGGCCCTGCTCACCGACGAGAAGACCGGTAAGAGCAAGGCGAAGCCGAAGGACTCCGGCCCCGAAACCCCCAGCGCGGGAGACCCTTCCAACGCCTAGCGCGTGTCGACCATGCCCCCTGCACCCCGACGGATGCAGGGGGCATGCTCATGCCCCAGGAAGGGTCGACCCGCTAAAAGCCGCCTTCTGATTACCTGTCCGGTTTGCGGTCCGGCTCGGTTTTCGGGGGTCACTGCGCAAGCGACGAAGGAGCAAGCAGTGACCCCCGAAAACCGAGCCACAGGGGACCGCAAACCCGCGGCGCCGAAGGCGTCGCCAAGAATATCGTTGCGAACCCGTTTGCATCGGCTTGGGCGCACAGCCCATTTCGGGCAGGGCATAGCTGTAATGTCGATGGTGTGCAGCGACGAATCATGGGGATCGAGACCGAGTTCGGGGTGACGTGCACGTTCCACGGGCACCGTCGGTTGAGCCCGGACGAGGTGGCCCGGTATCTGTTCCGCCGGGTGGTGTCCTGGGGCCGTAGCTCGAACGTGTTCCTCCGCAACGGTGCCCGTCTGTACCTCGACGTCGGCTCCCACCCGGAGTACGCCACGGCCGAGTGCGACTCCCTGGTGCAGCTGGTCACCCACGACCGGGCCGGTGAGCGGGTGCTCGAGGAGCTGCTGATCGACGCCGAGCAGCGCTTGGCGGAGGAGGGCATCGGCGGCGACATCTACCTGTTCAAGAACAACACCGACTCGGCGGGCAACTCCTACGGCTGCCACGAGAACTTCCTGGTCGTGCGGGCGGGCGAGTTCTCCCGCATCTCCGACGTGCTGCTGCCGTTCCTGGTCACCCGGCAGTTGATCTGCGGCGCCGGCAAGGTGCTGCAGACGCCGAAGGCGGCGACGTTCTGCCTGTCGCAGCGGGCCGAGCACATCTGGGAGGGCGTCTCCTCGGCGACCACGCGGTCGCGCCCGATCATCAACACCCGCGACGAGCCGCACGCCGACGCCGAGAAGTACCGGCGCCTGCACGTCATCGTCGGCGACTCGAACATGGCCGAGACCACCACCATGCTGAAGGTGGGCACGGCGGCGCTGGTGCTGGAGATGATCGAGGCCGGGGTCTCGTTCCGCGACTTCGCCCTCGACAATCCGATCCGCGCCATCCGTGAGGTGAGCCACGACCTGACCGGCCGCCGCCCGGTGCGGCTGGCGGGCGGACGCCAGGCCAGCGCCCTGGACATCCAGCGCGAGTACTACGCCCGCGCGGTCGAGCACCTGCGCAATCGTGACCGCGACCCGCAGGTCGACGCGGTGGTGGACCTGTGGGGCCGCACGCTCGACGCGGTGGAGGCGCAGGATTTCGCGAAGGTCGACACCGAGATCGACTGGGTGATCAAGCGCAAGCTGTTCCAGCGCTACCAGGACCGCTACAACATGGACCTGTCCGATCCCAAGATCGCCCAGCTGGATTTGGCCTACCACGACATCAAGCGCGGCCGCGGCGTGTTCGACCTGCTGCAGCGCAAGGGCCTGGCCAAGCGCATCACCGAGGACGAGGCGGTGGACGCCGCGGTCACCACGCCGCCGCAGACCACCCGCGCGAAGCTGCGCGGCGATTTCATCACCGCCGCCCAGGAGGCGGGCCGCGACTTCACCGTCGACTGGGTCCACCTGAAGCTGAACGACCAGGCCCAGCGCACAGTCCTGTGCAAGGACCCGTTCCGCTCCGTGGACGAACGAGTGGACCGCTTGATCGCGTCGATGTGACGGTCCTGCGCAAGCGGTGTCGATGCCGCTCCGTGGACGAACGGGTGGATCGCCTGATCGCGTCGATGTGACGGTCCTGCGCAAGCGGCGTGGATGCCGCTCGGTGGAATGTGTGGACCGCCCGATCGCGTCGATGTAGGCGAATCGATGGCTTAATCGTGCGCCGGGGCGCATGTGTCGGCGCGGGCAGATTACTCTGTGTCGCGTGGCGATATCCAAGGTCGAGCGGCTGATGAATCTGGTCATCGCGCTGTTGTCGACCCGGCAGTTCCTGACCGCGGAGCGCATCCGCGACAGCGTCGCCGGATACGAGGACTCCGCCAGCGACGAGGCGTTCAGCCGGATGTTCGAGCGCGACAAGAACGAGCTGCGCGATCTCGGCATCCCGCTGGAGGTCGGCCCGGTGAGCCGCTACTCCTCGCAGGAGGGCTACCGCATCAACCGCGACGCCTACGAGCTGCCCGATATCGATTTGACCAGCGAGGAGGCGGCCGCGGTAGCGGTCGCCGTGCAGCTGTGGGAATCTCCGGAACTCGCGACCGCGGCCGAGGGCGCGCTACTCAAGCTGCGGGCGGCCGGAATTCACGTCGAATCGGACGCGGCGCTGTCGTCGGTCCCGGCGGTACCGGCGCGCACCCGCGGGTCGGAGGCGGTGCTGGGCAGGTTGCTGGCGGCGGTCGATGCCGGGCGCGCGGTCCGCTTCGAGCACCGCATGTCGCACAACGCCCCCTACCTGATGCGCGACGTGGAGCCGTGGGGCGTGGTCACCCATCACGGGCGGTGGTACCTGGTCGGCCACGATCGCGATCGCGACGCCACCCGCACCTTCCGGTTGTCGCGCATCGGCGACGACGTCACCGCCTACGGGCCCCAGAACGCGGTCCACAAACCCGACGGCGTGGACCTGCGCGCGATCGTCGCGCGGGTGACCGGCGCGTCGCAGGTGACGGGCACGGCGACGGTGTGGGTGGCCGAGGGCCGCGGCCAGGACGTGCGGCGGCTGGGCGCGGCCGTGGAGGAACGCGAACTCGGTGGTCGCCCGGGCACCATCGTGGAGGTGCCCGTCCGCTCGCGGGACTGGCTGGCGCGCCTCCTCACCGGGCTGGGACCCGACGCGCTCGTCCTGGCGCCGGCCGACCTGCGCGAAGATGTCATCGCCCGGCTGCGGTCGGTGCTCGAGGGGACGGAAGTGGGGGCCACGTGAGCAGTCGGTTGTCCACGCGGCTGTCGCGGTTGCTGAACATGGTGCCGTACTTCCTGGCCAATCCCGGCATCAGCGCCGCGGACGCCGCCGCCGAACTCGGCGTCACCACCAAGCAGCTGATGAACGACCTGAATCAGCTGTGGATGTGCGGGCTGCCCGGCTACGGGCCGGGCGATCTCATCGACCTGTCGTTCTCCGAGGAGAGCATCGAGGTCACCTTCTCCGCGGGCATCGACCGCCCGCTGCGGCTGACCTCGACCGAGGCCACGGCGGTGCTGGTGGCCCTGCGGTCGATCGCCGACCTGCCGGGCATGGTCGATCCGACGGCCGCGCGCTCGGCGATGGCGAAGATCGAGTCGGCCATCGCCGGTGACCCCGGCCGCTCGGCCGGTCCCGAACCGGCCGCGCCCGTGGCGGCTCCCGCGGTGACGACCGTGCGCTCCGCGCTGGCGCACGGCCGCGCCCTGCGCCTGGTGTACTACTCGGCCAGCCGTGACGTGGTATCCGAGCGGGTGGTCGACCCGATCCGAATCGTGTTGGTGGACAACAACTCCTACCTGCAGGCCTGGTGCCGGGAGGCCGAGGGGGTGCGGCTGTTCCGGTTCGATCGGCTCGAGGAGGCTGCCGAACTGGACGAGCCCGCGCGCCCGCCCAGCCACGCCACCGACGAATCCGCGGCGCTGGACCTGTTCTCCGATGATCCCGCGATCCCGCTGGCGCGCCTGCTGGTCCACGCCGACTACGGCTGGGTGCTCGACCAGTACCCGATGCACCGGGTGGCCGTGCACCAGGACGGCAGCGTCGAGGCGACCATGCGGTTCGCCACGCTGGACTGGATGGCGCGGCTGCTGCTGGGATTCGGTTCCGGCGTCACCGTCCTGGGCCCGGCGGAGCTGGTGAGCGCCGTGCGTGAGCGGTCCGGCGCCGCGCTGGCCGCCTACGCCGCGCTCGCCGACGCGGGGGGCGCGGGGTACGACCGCACCGTGACCGAGGAGGTCGGTCCCGCGTGACCTTTCGCGTGACCGTGCTCGGCGCCGGCAGCGTCGGCGTGTTCGTGGGCGGAAAGCTGGCCGCCGCGGGCGCGGACGTCACCTTCGTGGGGCGGCCCCGGCTGCTCGACGAGATCACGACCGCGGGCCTGCGGCTCACCGATCTCGACGGCGGCGACGACCGCGTGGCGCCCTCGGCGTTCCGCACCGCCACCGTCCCCGACGACGCCGACTCGGCGGACCTGGTGCTGATCACCGTGAAGTCCGCGCAGACGGCGGCGGCCGCGCGCCAGCTCGCCGAGCGCGTCCGCCCCGGCACGGTGGTGCTGAGCCTGCAGAACGGGATCGGCAACGACACCGCGATCCGCGAGGTCCTGCCGTCCTGTGTGGTGCTGGCCGGAATGGTGATGTTCAACGTCGTGCACCACGACGGCGGCCGCTTCCATCGCGGCACCCAGGGCGGTCTGGCCGTCGCCGACGACGCGGCGCTGGAACGGTTCGCGCCGCTGCTGCGCCGCACCGGTCTGGAACTGGCACGCCATGCCGATCTGCGGGCGGTGCAATGGGCGAAACTGCTGCTGAACCTGAACAATCCCATCAACGCGCTGTCCGGGCGGCCGCTGCGCGAGGAGCTGGCCGAACGCGACTACCGCCGCTGCCTGGCGCTGGCCCAGACCGAGGCCCTGGCCGTGATGGGGCGCGCGCGGATCCGCCCGGCCCGGCTCACCGTGCTGCCGCCCGCACTGATGGCACGTTTGCTCACGGTGCCGGACGCGCTGTTCACCCGGGTCGCGGGCAGTGTGCTGGCGGTGGATCCGATGGCGCGCTCGTCGATGGCCGACGATCTGGCTCGCGGCCGCCGCACCGAGATCCGGTGGCTGTGCGGAGAGATCGTGAACCTGGGCAAGATGGTGGGGATGCCCACTCCGGTGAACGCCCGCTTGGCCGAACTGATCGAGGCCGCCGAGCACGGCGACACCCGGACGTGGCCGGGTCCCCACCTGCTGGCACAGCTGCGGGTGGCCCGCGACCACGCCGCCCGCCACCCGGCGAACGAGAGCTGACGAGCGGCTTCGCGTCTCACGAGGTCCGGTAGCATCGGACGTACCACAGTCTTTGGAGGTTATCGATGGGTTCACTCAGCCCGACGCACTGGCTGATCATCGCGGTGCTGGTGCTGGTTCTGTTCGGCGCCAAGCGGCTGCCGGACGCGGCCCGGGGCCTGGGGCGCTCGCTGCGCATCTTCAAGAGCGAGATGAGCGAGATGCAATCCGACAGCACACCGAAGCCGGAACAGCCCGCCAAGGCCCCGACCCAGGAACTGCCCCCGGCCCAGCCGACGACATCGGCGCCCGCGCCGAATCCGGAAACGCACAAGGCGTAGCAGATTCGTCGATCCCGGGATGAGGCGATCATCCCGGGTCGTGTTGTGTCCGGATCCGGTGACAGGCGATCAGCGAGGCAGCCACATCCATGCGCATACCGTTCGACCCCCGGCGCAGCCGGCGCAGGACGAATCCCGACGGCACCATGTCGTTGGTCGAGCACCTGCACGAGCTGCGGTCGCGGCTGCTCAAGTCATTGCTGGCCGTCGCGCTCACCACGGTCCTCGGATTCCTCTGGTACCAGCACGGCTTCCTCGGCATCGACAGCCTCGGCGACATCCTGCGCGGCCCGTACTGTGACCTGCCCGCCTCGCAGCGCGCCGCGCTGAGCCCCGACGGCGCCTGCCGGTTGCTCGCGACCGCGCCGTTCGAGCAGTTCATGCTGCGATTCAAGGTCGGCCTGACCGCCGGTGTGGTGATGGCCTGCCCGGTGTGGCTGTACCAGGTGTGGGCGTTCATCACGCCGGGCCTGTACGCCAAGGAACGCAAATACGCGCTGAGCTTCGTCGGTACGGGCGCGGTGCTGTTCGTGACCGGTGCGTTGCTGGCGTACTGGGTCGTCGCGCACGCGCTGAGCTTCCTGATGGGCATCGGCAGCAACGTCCAGATCACGGCGTTGAGCGGTTCGCAGTACTTCAGTTTCATCATTCAGCTGCTGATCATCTTCGGCGTGAGCTTCGAGACACCGCTGCTGATCGTGGGCCTCAACATGATCGGCGTGCTCAGCTACGAGAAGCTGAAGAAATGGCGGCGCGGGCTGATCTTCGGGCTGTTCGTGTTCGCCGCGGTCGTCACACCGCAGGATCCGTTCTCGATGCTGGCGCTGGCGTGCGCGCTGACGTTGTTGTTCGAGGTCGCCGTGCAGATCGCGCGGCTCAACGACCGTCGCCGCGCCCGCCGCGACGACTGGAGCAAGCTGTCCGACGACGAGGCCTCCCCGCTGGACGAGCGGCCCAGCGGTGTCGAGGCTGCGGCGCCGGTCGACCCGCCCGCGCCGGTGGATGTGGCCGAGCCGGTCGGGGCGGGCCCGGACAAAACCCCACGCCCGGTGTCGGACTACTCCGATACCCTCTGACGGTGACACTACGGTCGCTTTCCGGCGAACTCGCGGCATTCGCCGCGGAACTCGAATTCACGCTCGACCCGTTCCAGCAGCAGGCGTGCGAGTCCCTACAGGGCGGGCACAGCGTGCTGGTGTGCGCGCCGACCGGGGCGGGAAAAACCGTGGTCGGCGAGTTCGCGGTGCATCTGGCGCTAGCCGCCGGCGGCAAATGCTTCTACACCACGCCCATCAAGGCGCTGTCCAACCAGAAGTACGCCGACCTGGTCGAACGCTACGGCCGCGGGTCGGTGGGGTTGCTCACCGGTGACCAGTCGCTGCACCCCGACGCCCCGGTCGTGGTGATGACGACCGAGGTCCTGCGCAACATGCTCTACGCGGGTTCGGATGCGCTGCAAGGCCTTTCGTACGTGGTGATGGACGAGGTGCACTATCTCGCCGACCGGTTCCGCGGCGCGGTGTGGGAGGAGGTCATCCTGCATCTGCCGCCGGACGTACGCCTGGTCAGCCTGTCGGCGACGGTCAGCAACGCCGAGGAGTTCGGCGCGTGGATGGAGACGGTACGCGGCGACACGGCCGTGATCGTCGACGAGACCCGCCCGGTACCGCTGTGGCAGCACGTGCTGGTCGGCCGCCGGATGTTCGATCTGTTCGACCAGAAGTCCAGCGACCGGAAGGTGCTGGTCGACGAGGACCTGGTGCGCTACATCAAGCACCGCGAGCAGGCCGACCGGATGGAGAGCTGGGGCGGCCCGCGCGGCCGTGGCGGCGGGCGCCGGTTCTACCGGCCGCTGCCCCGCCCGGAGATGCTGGCCGTACTCGACCAGGAGGGCCTGCTGCCCGCCATCATGTTCATCTTCAGCCGCGCGGGATGCGACGGCGCGCTGGCGCAATGCCTGCGCTCCCGGCTGGATCTGAGCCGCGAGGACGACCGCGAGGTGATCGACGAGATCATCGACAAGCACACCGGCGACCTGCCGAAGGCCGACCTCGAGGTGCTGGGCTACTGGGAGTGGCGCGAGGCGCTGTACCGCGGGCTGGCCGCCCACCACGCCGGAATGCTCCCCGCCTTCCGGCACACGGTGGAGGAGTTGTTCGTGCGCGGCCTGGTGCGGGCCGTATTCGCCACGGAGACACTGGCACTGGGCATCAACATGCCCGCGCGCACGGTGGTGCTGGAACGGCTGGTGAAGTTCAACGGCGAGACCCACGCCGAGCTGACCCCCGGCGAGTACACGCAGCTGACCGGCCGCGCGGGGCGGCGCGGAATCGACGTCGAGGGACACGCGGTGGTGGTGTGGCATCCCGATGTCGACACCAGCGCGGTCGCGGGCCTGGCGTCCACCCGGACCTATCCGCTGCGCAGTTCGTTCCGGCCCGGCTACAACATGTCGATCAACCTGATCGACCGGCTGGGCGCGGCCGAGGCGCGGGCGCTGCTGGAGCGGTCCTTCGCGCAGTTCCAGGCCGACCGGTCGGTGGTGGGTCTGGTGCGCGGCATCGAACGCAACGAGGGCCAGGTGCGCAAGCTGCGTTCGCAGCTCGGCGACGAGGGCTTCATGGAGTATCTGTCGCTGCGCGAGCGGGTGAAGCAGCGCGAGCGCGATCTGGAGCGGCAGGGCCGCGCCGATCGGCGCGGCGCCGCGGTGGCGTCGCTGACCTCGCTGCGCCGCGGGGACGTGGTGGCCATCCCGTCGGGTCGCCGGCAGGGCCTGGCGGTGATCCTGGAACCCGATGCGTCCCCGGGTGATCCGCGTCCGCTCGTGCTCACCGAGGACAAGTGGGCCGGTCGGATCTCGGCGGCCGATTTCCCGACCCCGGCGCAGCCGCTGGGCCGGATGCGGCTGCCGCGTCACGTCGACCACCGCACCGCGCGCACCCGCCGCGACCTCGCCTCGGCGCTGCGCAGCACCGGCATCAGCGCGCCGGGGCGGCAGCGACGCGGCACGCGGTCCAAGGGCGGCGACGACCGGGAGTTGCAGAGCCTGCGGCGGGCGCTGCGCTCGCACCCCGCCCACACCCGGCCCGACCGGGAACAGCTGGCGCGCATCGGCGAACGGTACAACCGGCTGCAACGCGAGACGGAGTCGATGCGCCAGCAGGTGGCGGCCACGACCAATTCGCTGGCCCGCACCTTCGACCGCATCGTCGGACTGCTCGAGGAGCGCGGTTACGTCGACAATGGCGAGGTGACCGCCGACGGCCGCCGCCTGGCGCGCATCTACACCGAGGCGGATCTCGTTGTCGCCGAATGCCTCCGGGAGGGGCTGTGGCGCGGGCTGGGCCCCGCCGAACTGGCGGCGGTCGTGTCGATCCTGGTATACGAGTCGCGGCAGGAGACGGGCGGGTTCCTCGGACCGGCCGGGCCCACCCCGCCGATCCGGCGAGCGGTGGGTGCGACGGTCGGGGTGTGGAGCCAACTGCGCACCGACGAGGCCCGCCACAAACTGGCGCCCACCCGGGAACCGGATCTCGGCTTCGTCACCGGCGTGCACAAGTGGGCCCGCGGCGAGAGCCTGGCCGAATCCCTGCTCGCCGGTGGGGAACAGGGCAGTCCGCTGTCGGCCGGTGATTTCGTCCGGTGGTGCCGCCAGGTCATCGACCTGCTCGACCAGATCCATCAGACGGCCGACGACACGGAGGTCGCCGCCACCGCGGCCAAGGCGGTGAAGGCGATCCGGCGGGGCGTGGTGGCCGTCGACGCGGCCTAGTGGAGTAGGCGCGCCGCGAACGGGGAACACCGCGAACGACGCCAATCCGGACGCGGCGCAATCGACTGTGATTGGATGCTTGCGTGTACCGACCGTGGTGAG from Nocardia wallacei carries:
- a CDS encoding DEAD/DEAH box helicase, which encodes MTVTLRSLSGELAAFAAELEFTLDPFQQQACESLQGGHSVLVCAPTGAGKTVVGEFAVHLALAAGGKCFYTTPIKALSNQKYADLVERYGRGSVGLLTGDQSLHPDAPVVVMTTEVLRNMLYAGSDALQGLSYVVMDEVHYLADRFRGAVWEEVILHLPPDVRLVSLSATVSNAEEFGAWMETVRGDTAVIVDETRPVPLWQHVLVGRRMFDLFDQKSSDRKVLVDEDLVRYIKHREQADRMESWGGPRGRGGGRRFYRPLPRPEMLAVLDQEGLLPAIMFIFSRAGCDGALAQCLRSRLDLSREDDREVIDEIIDKHTGDLPKADLEVLGYWEWREALYRGLAAHHAGMLPAFRHTVEELFVRGLVRAVFATETLALGINMPARTVVLERLVKFNGETHAELTPGEYTQLTGRAGRRGIDVEGHAVVVWHPDVDTSAVAGLASTRTYPLRSSFRPGYNMSINLIDRLGAAEARALLERSFAQFQADRSVVGLVRGIERNEGQVRKLRSQLGDEGFMEYLSLRERVKQRERDLERQGRADRRGAAVASLTSLRRGDVVAIPSGRRQGLAVILEPDASPGDPRPLVLTEDKWAGRISAADFPTPAQPLGRMRLPRHVDHRTARTRRDLASALRSTGISAPGRQRRGTRSKGGDDRELQSLRRALRSHPAHTRPDREQLARIGERYNRLQRETESMRQQVAATTNSLARTFDRIVGLLEERGYVDNGEVTADGRRLARIYTEADLVVAECLREGLWRGLGPAELAAVVSILVYESRQETGGFLGPAGPTPPIRRAVGATVGVWSQLRTDEARHKLAPTREPDLGFVTGVHKWARGESLAESLLAGGEQGSPLSAGDFVRWCRQVIDLLDQIHQTADDTEVAATAAKAVKAIRRGVVAVDAA